In a genomic window of Flavobacterium lipolyticum:
- a CDS encoding polysaccharide biosynthesis tyrosine autokinase: protein MLDIKDFSIFENHSNFDFKGFLLKIASYWKLFLVSLIIAFAIAYQVNIRKEKIYGMQTMVSIKEERNPFFTSNTSLVFNWGGVSDQVNGITTVIQSRSHNELVVDKLQFYIDYLVQGKYNLVDAYGAVPFYVKIDKTKAQLANTLIGIKFLSPTEYEIRIPFESNSVSLITYSNKSYSNTTVQPKEYVRRCKAGEQVTLPFLNWNLQINDNPGFYTGNEYFVRFNDFDGTVSGYRGVSVNADEKGGSILTLGMQGTNKARMVEYLNSTVKMLIKIQLDGKNQFATNTIRFIDSTLIAMETQLKQTGNELKSFRKDKNIYEIEAGGAKVSDKIMDFDVEKDQVTRKIAYYNSLKSYLNNSNDYSRLPAPTVAGIEDPNVVVNVSKLIALSTQRSEMAYAVKSDKIFKDFDNQMQAIKSVLLENIASAKGSLLTDLAMVNAKIGQAESTVKKLPEEQQELLKIQRKYDLSDNIYTEFLKKRNEAEIVKASNLSDIHFIDPAKDIGGGLIGPKTSVNYVLALFLGMLIPLLFVFGIFFINNSIQNTEDISKLTQIPLIGIIGVNKDSLSLAVLDKPKSALSEAFRAIRSSLQFLYKKQQVSGSKTLMITSSISGEGKTFCSINIATVFALSEKKTVILGLDLRKPRLADEFNLKNQIGVVNYLIKQNSLEEITHHTGVPNLDVILSGPIPPNPSELILSDVMREMILELKQKYDYIILDTPPVGLVSDALELAQFADVTLYIVRQNYTKKDMITLLNTRVKRGELNNASIVLNGYENKAKYGAAYGYGYGAYANGYHDEEKKHSVWKTILSKFNKK from the coding sequence ATGTTAGATATTAAAGATTTTTCCATTTTTGAAAATCATTCAAATTTTGATTTTAAGGGATTCTTACTGAAAATCGCCAGTTACTGGAAATTGTTTTTAGTCAGTCTGATAATAGCTTTTGCTATTGCTTATCAGGTAAACATTCGTAAAGAAAAAATTTACGGAATGCAGACTATGGTTTCAATTAAGGAAGAACGAAATCCTTTTTTTACCTCCAATACAAGTTTAGTTTTTAATTGGGGTGGTGTTTCAGATCAGGTAAACGGAATCACAACTGTTATACAATCAAGATCACACAACGAGCTGGTTGTGGATAAATTACAGTTTTATATTGATTATCTTGTTCAGGGAAAATATAATTTAGTTGATGCTTACGGTGCGGTTCCTTTTTACGTGAAAATTGACAAAACAAAAGCGCAGCTCGCTAATACATTAATTGGTATTAAGTTTTTGAGTCCAACTGAATATGAAATTCGAATTCCATTTGAAAGTAATTCAGTTTCATTAATTACGTATTCCAATAAGAGCTATAGTAATACAACCGTTCAGCCTAAAGAGTATGTGAGAAGGTGTAAAGCTGGAGAACAAGTCACGCTTCCTTTTTTAAACTGGAATTTACAGATAAATGATAATCCGGGATTTTATACTGGAAATGAGTATTTTGTTAGATTTAATGATTTTGACGGAACAGTATCGGGTTATAGAGGTGTGAGTGTCAACGCTGATGAAAAAGGAGGATCAATATTGACTCTGGGGATGCAAGGTACCAATAAAGCCAGGATGGTTGAATATTTGAATTCGACAGTAAAAATGTTAATCAAAATTCAGCTGGACGGAAAAAATCAGTTTGCAACAAATACTATTCGATTTATTGATAGTACTCTTATTGCTATGGAAACGCAATTGAAGCAAACAGGTAATGAGTTGAAATCGTTTAGAAAAGATAAAAATATTTACGAAATTGAAGCTGGAGGAGCTAAGGTTTCGGATAAAATAATGGATTTTGATGTTGAAAAAGATCAGGTCACAAGAAAAATTGCGTATTATAATTCTTTAAAATCGTATTTAAATAATAGCAACGACTATTCAAGACTACCGGCTCCTACAGTAGCAGGGATTGAAGATCCAAATGTTGTTGTGAATGTGTCGAAACTTATTGCGCTATCTACACAAAGATCAGAAATGGCTTACGCCGTAAAAAGCGATAAGATTTTCAAGGATTTTGATAATCAAATGCAGGCTATAAAAAGTGTTTTATTAGAAAATATAGCTTCTGCGAAAGGATCGTTACTGACAGATTTGGCTATGGTAAATGCAAAAATAGGTCAGGCAGAAAGTACTGTAAAAAAACTTCCGGAAGAACAACAGGAGTTGCTGAAAATTCAAAGAAAATATGACTTAAGTGACAATATTTATACTGAATTTTTGAAAAAAAGAAACGAAGCTGAGATCGTAAAAGCATCCAATTTGTCGGACATTCATTTTATTGATCCTGCAAAAGATATCGGAGGAGGATTAATTGGCCCGAAAACTTCTGTAAACTACGTATTGGCATTGTTTTTAGGGATGTTAATTCCTTTGCTGTTTGTTTTTGGAATTTTCTTTATCAACAACTCGATCCAGAATACTGAAGATATTAGTAAATTGACACAAATACCGTTAATTGGTATCATCGGAGTAAATAAAGATTCGTTAAGTTTGGCGGTATTAGACAAGCCAAAATCGGCATTATCGGAAGCATTTAGAGCTATACGTTCCTCTTTACAGTTTTTATACAAGAAACAGCAGGTGAGTGGTTCGAAAACTCTTATGATTACGTCGTCAATAAGTGGTGAAGGAAAGACATTTTGCTCCATAAATATTGCTACAGTATTTGCTTTAAGCGAAAAGAAAACGGTAATTCTTGGTTTGGATTTAAGAAAACCGAGATTGGCAGATGAGTTCAATTTGAAAAATCAAATCGGTGTTGTGAATTACCTCATAAAGCAAAATAGTTTAGAAGAAATTACACACCATACAGGAGTTCCAAATCTTGATGTTATACTTTCGGGGCCAATTCCGCCAAATCCCTCAGAGTTAATTTTGAGTGATGTGATGAGAGAGATGATCCTAGAGCTGAAGCAAAAATATGATTATATTATTCTGGATACACCTCCGGTTGGGTTAGTTTCGGATGCGTTAGAACTTGCACAGTTTGCAGATGTAACTCTTTATATAGTAAGGCAAAATTATACCAAAAAGGATATGATTACATTGCTAAATACCAGAGTTAAAAGAGGGGAACTGAATAATGCCAGCATTGTGTTAAATGGTTATGAGAATAAGGCAAAATATGGAGCGGCTTATGGATACGGTTACGGAGCTTATGCAAACGGTTATCACGATGAAGAGAAAAAACATAGTGTTTGGAAGACGATTTTGAGTAAATTCAATAAAAAATAA
- a CDS encoding polysaccharide biosynthesis/export family protein — MTKKGFYILLLISILFTSCIPVKDMVYLQDKNNSGEQKNIAAVESKPYRLQVNDVLSIDIKAIDPKLVSIFNTTESASSGTGKSESGLYFNGFTVDDHGNIRMPVLGEINVIGYTLEEIRVRIEKKLLEEYFKSEANIFVTVKLAGFRYTINGEVGSTGTKTLFQEHVNIMEAIANAGDISITGNRKAVTVIRQTPTGVQMQDIDLTDINVMKSPYFYLQPNDYIYVKPVKQKSWGTGKTGIESITTIITVLSLATTVYLLLKN; from the coding sequence ATGACAAAAAAAGGCTTTTATATCCTGCTATTGATTAGCATACTATTTACATCTTGTATTCCTGTTAAAGACATGGTTTATTTACAGGATAAAAATAATTCCGGAGAGCAGAAAAATATTGCTGCTGTGGAGTCTAAGCCTTACAGGCTACAGGTAAACGATGTTTTGAGTATTGATATAAAAGCAATTGATCCTAAGTTAGTTTCGATTTTTAATACTACGGAGAGTGCTTCTTCGGGAACAGGAAAATCGGAATCAGGGTTATATTTTAATGGATTTACGGTTGACGATCATGGTAATATCAGAATGCCGGTTTTAGGAGAAATTAATGTTATTGGGTATACCCTTGAAGAGATTCGTGTTCGAATTGAAAAAAAACTACTGGAAGAATATTTTAAAAGTGAAGCGAATATTTTTGTTACGGTAAAATTGGCTGGTTTTAGATATACCATAAATGGAGAAGTAGGTAGTACCGGAACTAAAACGCTGTTTCAGGAACATGTAAATATTATGGAAGCTATTGCAAATGCTGGAGATATCTCCATTACAGGTAATAGAAAAGCGGTAACTGTAATTCGTCAAACTCCAACAGGTGTTCAGATGCAGGATATCGATTTGACGGATATAAATGTGATGAAATCGCCTTATTTTTATTTACAGCCTAACGATTATATTTATGTAAAACCAGTTAAGCAAAAATCTTGGGGAACTGGAAAAACGGGGATAGAATCTATTACTACAATTATTACGGTTTTGTCTTTGGCGACAACGGTATATTTGTTGCTTAAAAACTAA
- the recR gene encoding recombination mediator RecR translates to MEFSSKLIEKAVSEMSQLPGIGKRTALRLVLHLLKQPKEQTGFLSQALLNMRENIKFCQNCHNISDTKVCEICANSSRNHQTICVVEDIRDVMAIENTGQYKGIYHVLGGKISPIEGVGPSQLNVSSLVEKVKAGKVVEIIFALSSTMEGDTTNFYIYKQIAESEIIISTIARGISVGDELEYADEITLGRSILHRVPFEKTFKNN, encoded by the coding sequence ATGGAATTTTCATCAAAATTAATAGAAAAAGCAGTAAGTGAAATGTCGCAATTGCCCGGAATTGGTAAACGTACGGCGTTGCGATTAGTGCTGCATTTGTTAAAACAGCCTAAAGAACAAACCGGTTTTTTATCTCAGGCTCTATTGAATATGCGTGAGAATATTAAATTTTGTCAAAATTGTCATAACATCTCAGATACCAAAGTCTGCGAAATTTGTGCTAACTCATCAAGAAACCATCAAACGATTTGTGTTGTCGAGGATATTCGTGACGTTATGGCGATTGAAAACACAGGTCAGTATAAAGGAATTTATCATGTACTTGGAGGGAAAATTTCTCCAATTGAAGGAGTTGGCCCCAGTCAATTGAATGTTTCAAGTCTGGTCGAAAAAGTAAAGGCAGGAAAGGTGGTGGAAATTATTTTTGCACTCAGCTCTACAATGGAAGGGGATACCACTAATTTTTACATCTATAAACAAATTGCCGAATCGGAAATCATAATTTCTACCATTGCAAGAGGAATTTCGGTGGGAGATGAATTGGAATATGCGGATGAAATCACCCTTGGTCGAAGTATTTTACATCGGGTTCCATTCGAAAAAACTTTCAAAAACAATTAA
- a CDS encoding CoA-binding protein, with protein MRNKKTLVLGATTKPERYAFKAINMLVEKGHTVLAIGQNKGEVAGVKIHTKTIPVKNIDTVTLYLNPARQREYYNYIIEAQPKRVVFNPGAENPEFYQLLELNNIKAEVACTLVLLATNQY; from the coding sequence ATGAGAAATAAGAAAACACTTGTTCTTGGTGCTACTACAAAACCGGAACGTTACGCTTTTAAAGCTATAAATATGCTGGTTGAAAAAGGACATACTGTATTGGCAATTGGTCAGAACAAAGGCGAAGTTGCCGGCGTGAAGATTCATACAAAAACAATTCCGGTAAAAAATATTGATACTGTTACGTTGTATTTAAATCCTGCCCGTCAGCGCGAATATTACAATTATATTATAGAAGCACAGCCTAAAAGAGTTGTTTTTAATCCAGGGGCTGAGAATCCGGAATTTTATCAATTGTTAGAATTAAATAATATCAAGGCAGAAGTGGCCTGTACTTTAGTTTTATTGGCTACAAATCAGTATTAA
- a CDS encoding MarC family protein → MDLFIYLFAALFSVLNPIGTVPIFVGLTQHDSQKERSRISLWTAINVGIILLVSYFIGQYVLTFFGISIDALRIAGGIVIVNSGFSLLSGKFNKKRGINKKIETDAQQRNDIALTPLAIPMLAGPGSMSLLIAFYQEHHGINEIIISCSAILAIAFTIFAILKSAHYLARILGASGIVAISRIVGFIVISIGIQYIVSSIINIVKGNLM, encoded by the coding sequence ATGGATTTATTCATTTATTTATTTGCCGCACTGTTTTCAGTATTAAACCCTATCGGCACCGTGCCTATTTTTGTTGGACTGACACAACACGATTCTCAAAAAGAACGTTCCCGAATTTCACTTTGGACCGCTATTAATGTTGGAATCATTTTATTGGTCTCCTATTTTATCGGTCAGTATGTTTTGACTTTTTTTGGAATAAGCATTGATGCTTTAAGAATTGCGGGGGGAATCGTAATTGTAAATTCCGGTTTTTCTTTACTTTCAGGAAAATTCAATAAAAAACGAGGAATCAATAAAAAAATCGAAACGGACGCACAACAAAGAAACGACATCGCTTTAACGCCTTTGGCAATACCAATGCTCGCAGGACCGGGATCAATGTCTCTATTAATTGCTTTTTATCAGGAACACCACGGAATAAACGAAATTATAATTTCATGTTCCGCTATCCTGGCAATTGCATTTACAATTTTTGCAATCCTTAAAAGTGCTCATTATTTAGCGCGTATACTTGGTGCTTCAGGAATCGTAGCTATTTCCAGAATTGTCGGTTTTATTGTAATTTCAATTGGAATTCAATATATCGTTAGCTCCATCATCAATATTGTTAAAGGAAACCTGATGTAA